A stretch of DNA from Thermodesulfobacteriota bacterium:
GCCGGCTGCTCCACGAGTTTGCAGTCACCATCGGCGCCGCCATCCTGGTGTCGGGCTTCATCTCCCTGAGCCTCACCCCCATGCTGGCCAGCCGCCTGCTGCGACCCGGCGGCCATGGCCAGCCGGGCCTGTTCACCCGGCTCCTGGAAGGATTCTTCCAGCTGATGCTCCGGGCCTACGCCTGGAGCCTCAGTCTGGTCCTGCGGCTGCGGCTCCTGATGCTGGTGGCCACCGTGGTCATCCTGGTGGTCACCATCCGCCTCTTTGGCGCCATGCCCAAGGGCTTTCTGCCCAGCGAGGACACCGGCCGCATCTTTGCCTTCACCGAGGCGGCCCAGGGCATCTCCTTTGCCGGCATGGCGGCCCGCCAGCAGGAGCGGGCCGCGGTGGTAGCCAAAGATCCCCATGTGGAAAGCTTCATGTCCTCCATCGGCGCCAGCGGCGCCAGCGCCACCGTCAACACCGGCCGCATGTTCCTGCGCCTGGCGCCGCGGGATGAGCGCACCCTTGCCGCCGACGAGATCATCGAGGAGCTGCGCCGGCGGGTGGCCAAGGTGCCGGGGATCCGGATGTTTCTGCAAAACCTGCCGCCGATCCGCATCGGCGGCCAGCTCACCAAGAGCCAGTACCAGTTCACCCTGCAGGCCCCGGACACGGGCGCCCTGTATGAGGCCGTCGGCCGGCTGGAGGCGCGGCTGCGGGAGCTCGATACCCTGCAGGATGTCACCAGCGACCTGGAGATGAGAAACCCGCAGCTGGAGCTGGCCATCGACCGGGACCGGGCCGCGGCCCTGGGGGTCTCGGCCCAGGCCATCGAGGAGGCCCTGTTCTCCGCCTACGGCTCCCGCCAGGTCTCCACCATCCGCGCCCCCGACAACCAGTACCAGGTGATCCTGGAGCTGGCCCCGGAGCTGCGGGCCGAGCCGGACGCCCTGGCCCTGCTGCGGATCCGCTCCGGCAGCGGCCAGCTGGTGCCCCTGGAAGCGGTGACCCGGGTGATGCGCACCGCCGGCCCCTCCACGGTCAACCACCTGGGCCAGCTGCCGTCGGTCACCCTGTCCTTCAACCTCCGGCCCGGGGTAGCCTTGAGCCAGGGCATGACCGCGGTGGAGGCTGCGGCCCGGGAGATCCTGCCGCCGGGCATCAGCACCTCCTTCCAGGGCACGGCCCAGGCCTTCCAGGCCTCCATGACCGGGCTGTGGCTGCTCCTGGTGGTGGCCATCGCCGTCATCTACCTCGTGCTCGGCATCCTCTACGAAAGCTTCATCCACCCCCTGACCATCCTCTCCGGCCTGCCGGCCGCAGGCTTCGGGGCGCTCCTCGCCCTCCGTTCTGCCGGCATGGATCTGAACCTCTACGGCTTCGTCGGGGTGATCATGCTCATCGGCATCGTCAAGAAGAACGCCATCATGATGATCGACTTTGCCCTGGAGGCGCAGCGCCGGCACGGCAAGGAGCCGGAGGCCGCCATCGTCGACGGCTGCCTGATCCGCTTCCGGCCGATCATGATGACCACCATGGCCGCCCTGGCCGGCACCCTGCCCATCGCCCTGGGATATGGCGCCGGCGGCGAGGCCCGCCAGCCCTTGGGCATCGCCGTGGTAGGCGGCCTCGTCTTCTCCCAGTTCCTGACCCTGTACATCACCCCGATCTATTACCTGTACCTCGATGCCCTGCAGCGCCTGCCCGCCCGCCTGCTCGGCCGCCGGCGCAAGGCCACCACCACCCCGTGACGACGCCCCCCGCGGGGCCGCCCAATCGACACCCCTTGTGAGCCTTCCTCGGGGTCGGGGTCGGTATCGGAATCGGGGTCGGGGGTTGGCCCTGCCCTCCGCCCCGGCCAATACTGGTCGCGAAAGGCCGGAACGGCATGGTCGAGATCGCGGTGCGTGTGGGCGCTCAACCGCGTGAAGAGCCTTCGGGGGGCCCGCAACCCCAGTTGACGGGACGCCATGCCTTCCGGCCTTTCCTTCCACCCCGCCCCCTCGATGCCGGCCGCCATTCCCAGGAGTTGCCATGCCCGGGCGTACCAACTGGGTCAAACGCCGGCAGTCCCTCCGTGGTGGCCTTCCACAAGTCTTGCAGGTCCTGTAAGCCCCATGGGTCCATGGGAGCTACGGGAATCATGGGAGTCATGGGACCTGTGGGTTGCCATGTGCGGGGCGCACCGGCATGGATAACACGCCGAAAGTCCGCTCTGGTGGCCAGTATTTCTTGCGGGCCGTCCTGCCGCCCCACCGCCACGCCCGTGGGTGGGCCAGGCCGGGGCGGCGCACACCCCGGCCCGCATGCGCCTCCTGGCAGGGTGGCCCCCCTGGCAACCATGCGTCCCACGTCTGCGGTTACGGTCCAAGAGCGGCAACGATGTCGCGCTCAGCGGAAGAAGACACCCTGGCGGGTGCAAGGCCGGCCGGCATGGCGTCCCGTTCCCTGGGGTCATGGGCACCCAAGGAGCCCTTCACGCGGTTGGCAGCGCCCACACGCACCGCGATCTCGACCATGCCGTCCGG
This window harbors:
- a CDS encoding efflux RND transporter permease subunit, translated to GASPETMAAAVATPLERQFSTIAGLATMSSSNALGVSRITLTFDLDRDIDAAAQDVQAMIAKAARQLPPDLPTPPSFQKTNPADQPVLYLAVASPTLPLPTVNEYADTFIAQRISTISGVAQVQVFGSQKYAVRVQLDPRQLASRGLGLDEVTRAIQAGNVDLPTGTLSGPEQAFVLQARGQLLDAAAFRPLVVAWRQGHPVRLGELGRVIDSVENDQVASWYNNTRAIVLAIQRQPGTNTVAVVDRIRELLPSFRSQLPATIDLDILYDRSVSIRESVHDVKLTLVLAMGLVVLVIFLFLRNLSATLIPSLALPFSVVATFAVMHLAGFSLNNLSLMALVLAVGFVVDDAIVVLENIVRHLERGEPPMTAALAGTREVGFTIVSMTLSLVAVFIPVLFMGGILGRLLHEFAVTIGAAILVSGFISLSLTPMLASRLLRPGGHGQPGLFTRLLEGFFQLMLRAYAWSLSLVLRLRLLMLVATVVILVVTIRLFGAMPKGFLPSEDTGRIFAFTEAAQGISFAGMAARQQERAAVVAKDPHVESFMSSIGASGASATVNTGRMFLRLAPRDERTLAADEIIEELRRRVAKVPGIRMFLQNLPPIRIGGQLTKSQYQFTLQAPDTGALYEAVGRLEARLRELDTLQDVTSDLEMRNPQLELAIDRDRAAALGVSAQAIEEALFSAYGSRQVSTIRAPDNQYQVILELAPELRAEPDALALLRIRSGSGQLVPLEAVTRVMRTAGPSTVNHLGQLPSVTLSFNLRPGVALSQGMTAVEAAAREILPPGISTSFQGTAQAFQASMTGLWLLLVVAIAVIYLVLGILYESFIHPLTILSGLPAAGFGALLALRSAGMDLNLYGFVGVIMLIGIVKKNAIMMIDFALEAQRRHGKEPEAAIVDGCLIRFRPIMMTTMAALAGTLPIALGYGAGGEARQPLGIAVVGGLVFSQFLTLYITPIYYLYLDALQRLPARLLGRRRKATTTP